A segment of the Helicobacter fennelliae genome:
TGGCAATTTTCTTTTTATCCTTGTTTTTGTTCTAGCATTTTGGCTGTATTATGAGCGAATCGTGAGTGCTGAAGAGGCGTTTTTGACACAAAAATTTAGAGAGGAATACCTAACTTTGCCAATCAAACTTCTTGCTTTATACCATCGTTTAAAAACTTCAAAAAAGCAGCCCTAGAATTTAGCTTCAAATCTATACTAAGACGCGATATAACGCTTTTGTGGATCAGGCACATCTTTGTTTGTGCTTCATTATGGCATTGTTTTGATTCTGACAAAAGGCGATTTTGTCGCTCCTAATTGTATTTTGACGATATTTTTTGTGATAAGTTTTGCAAATTTCCTTATCTG
Coding sequences within it:
- a CDS encoding methyltransferase family protein, whose product is MGQTIRTLVAGVVPAGTSIKGTKAQEAVSLNTTGLYSVCRNPLYLGNFFMMLSPVILSGNFLFILVFVLAFWLYYERIVSAEEAFLTQKFREEYLTLPIKLLALYHRLKTSKKQP